One region of Rosa rugosa unplaced genomic scaffold, drRosRugo1.1 SCAFFOLD_198, whole genome shotgun sequence genomic DNA includes:
- the LOC133724274 gene encoding abscisic stress-ripening protein 5-like: MSEEKHHHGLFHHHKDNEDKPLETSAYESQTAYGGGGYSETTGYSAEGEGGRYNSETTDAYGSAAPGGGRYTSETTGYVKEGHGGKYSETTTQAYGTTESGIDYKKEEKHHKHLEQLGELGAAAAGAYALHEKHKEKKDPEHAHKHKIEEEIAAVAAVGSGGFAFHEHHEKKETKEEEEEAHGKKHHHLF, translated from the exons atgtcTGAGGAGAAGCACCACCACGGCCTCTTCCACCACCACAAGGACAACGAGGACAAACCCTTAGAAACCTCCGCCTACGAATCTCAGACAGCTTACGGAGGCGGCGGCTACAGTGAGACCACCGGTTATTCCGCTGAGGGAGAGGGTGGCAGGTACAACAGTGAGACCACCGACGCGTATGGCTCAGCTGCTCCCGGCGGTGGCCGATACACCAGCGAGACCACTGGTTACGTCAAGGAGGGACACGGTGGCAAGTACAGCGAGACCACCACCCAAGCTTATGGCACCACTGAGTCCGGAATCGATTACAAGAAGGAGGAGAAGCACCACAAACATCTCGAACAACTCGGCGAGCTCggtgctgctgctgctggagcTTATGCTTTG CATGAGAAGCATAAGGAAAAGAAAGACCCAGAGCATGCCCACAAGCACAAGATAGAAGAGGAGATCGCTGCAGTGGCTGCAGTTGGATCCGGTGGGTTCGCCTTCCACGAGCACCATGAAAAGAAAGAgaccaaggaagaagaggaagaggctcATGGAAAGAAGCACCACCATCTCTTCTAA